From one Enterobacter kobei genomic stretch:
- a CDS encoding CTP synthase C-terminal region-related (seleno)protein encodes MDHLPVKETLRIALVGDYNPEVIAHQAIPLAIDDAAAVQNLTADYDWLATSEIQYAEDLVGYDAIWVVPASPYKNPEGAFIAIRYARENSIPFLGTCGGFQHAMIEYARNVLAWEDAAHAETDTSGRMVISALQCTLVEETGVIELRPNTLIGKAYGRETIEEGYHCRYGISPEFADVLNSGDFRVTGWDEDGEIRAVELASHPFFVATLFQHERGALAGRPVPLVHAMLRAASN; translated from the coding sequence ATGGACCACCTGCCTGTCAAAGAAACGCTGCGCATCGCCCTCGTCGGTGATTACAATCCTGAGGTTATTGCTCACCAGGCCATTCCGCTGGCGATTGATGATGCCGCCGCCGTACAAAACCTCACCGCTGATTATGACTGGCTGGCGACCTCGGAAATTCAGTACGCTGAAGATTTAGTCGGTTACGACGCCATCTGGGTGGTACCTGCCAGCCCCTACAAAAACCCTGAAGGCGCGTTTATCGCCATTCGCTATGCCCGTGAAAACAGTATCCCGTTCCTCGGCACCTGTGGTGGTTTCCAGCATGCGATGATTGAGTACGCGCGCAATGTGCTGGCGTGGGAAGATGCCGCGCATGCGGAAACCGATACCAGTGGCCGGATGGTGATTTCCGCGCTGCAATGTACGCTGGTGGAAGAGACGGGCGTGATCGAGCTGCGTCCGAATACGCTGATCGGCAAAGCCTATGGTCGCGAGACTATTGAAGAGGGCTATCACTGCCGCTATGGGATCTCACCGGAATTTGCGGATGTGCTTAACTCCGGCGATTTCCGTGTGACCGGCTGGGACGAAGACGGCGAGATCCGCGCGGTGGAGCTGGCCAGCCATCCGTTCTTCGTCGCCACTTTGTTCCAGCATGAACGCGGCGCGCTGGCCGGACGCCCGGTGCCGCTGGTTCATGCCATGCTGCGTGCCGCCAGCAACTAA
- a CDS encoding DUF488 domain-containing protein, whose product MINCKRVYDAPAEDDGYRVLVDRLWPRGIKKSDLACDAWCKALAPSTALRKAFHGEVMDFAAFSDAYRAELDAQREEGLRLSALAKTRNLTLLYAAKDRQQNHAQVLAAWLQALFNS is encoded by the coding sequence ATGATCAACTGTAAACGGGTTTACGACGCCCCTGCTGAGGACGACGGCTATCGGGTGCTGGTTGACCGGCTCTGGCCGCGCGGGATCAAAAAAAGCGATCTCGCCTGCGACGCGTGGTGCAAAGCGCTGGCGCCCTCAACGGCGCTGCGTAAGGCGTTTCATGGCGAGGTGATGGATTTCGCCGCGTTCAGCGACGCCTATCGCGCTGAACTGGATGCCCAACGGGAGGAAGGTCTGCGTTTGTCGGCGCTGGCAAAAACGCGAAATCTTACGCTGTTATATGCCGCAAAGGACAGGCAGCAAAACCACGCCCAGGTTCTGGCGGCGTGGTTACAGGCGTTGTTTAATAGCTAA
- a CDS encoding GGDEF domain-containing protein, translated as MSDIILARVSETLSSEHTVESLVRQLLEMLELVTDMESTYLTKIDVDARLQHILYARNTKQMNIPEGLSVPWDDTLCKRAMDDECFFSGDISDRWGDSDAARDLGITAYLSTPIRLEDGTLYGTLCAASTDRRTLSDRANQVLHLFAGLIAQAIQKESLVAQLREANAALIAQSYTDPLTGLPNRRAIFDNLTTLFSLARHLDISVIIAFIDLDNFKMINDSHGHEAGDEFLIQVGQRIAQASDADDIAGRLGGDEFIVACPGTPREKNAADLLQKIKGNIHARIAGEYALGGTQIYYPGASVGVIEVDPHYSDPDAALKLADMAMYYDKKSKQKSSFIARS; from the coding sequence ATGTCAGATATTATTCTTGCCCGCGTTTCAGAAACACTGTCTTCAGAGCACACCGTCGAAAGTCTTGTGCGCCAGCTACTGGAAATGCTGGAACTGGTTACCGATATGGAATCAACTTACCTGACCAAAATTGATGTCGACGCCCGCCTGCAACACATCCTGTATGCCCGCAACACTAAACAGATGAATATCCCGGAAGGCCTCTCCGTGCCCTGGGACGACACGCTATGCAAACGTGCCATGGACGACGAATGCTTTTTCTCCGGCGATATTTCTGACCGCTGGGGCGATAGCGATGCCGCCCGTGATCTCGGCATCACGGCGTATTTAAGTACGCCGATCCGTCTCGAAGACGGGACGTTGTATGGCACGCTGTGCGCCGCCAGTACCGACCGCCGCACGCTCAGCGATCGTGCTAATCAGGTGCTGCATCTGTTTGCCGGGCTGATTGCCCAGGCGATCCAGAAAGAGTCTCTCGTTGCGCAGTTGCGAGAAGCTAATGCCGCGCTGATCGCGCAGTCTTATACCGATCCGCTCACCGGCCTGCCGAATCGCCGGGCAATTTTTGACAACCTGACCACCCTTTTTTCCCTGGCGCGACATCTGGATATTTCGGTGATCATCGCCTTTATCGATCTCGATAATTTCAAAATGATCAACGATAGCCACGGTCACGAGGCTGGCGATGAATTTTTAATTCAGGTCGGGCAGCGTATCGCCCAGGCGAGCGATGCCGATGATATTGCCGGCAGGCTGGGCGGGGACGAATTTATTGTTGCCTGTCCGGGTACCCCGCGCGAAAAAAATGCCGCCGATCTTTTACAGAAGATTAAAGGGAATATTCATGCGCGCATTGCCGGAGAATATGCTTTAGGCGGCACGCAGATCTATTATCCCGGCGCCAGCGTCGGCGTCATTGAAGTGGATCCCCATTACAGCGATCCTGACGCAGCGCTGAAACTCGCCGACATGGCGATGTATTATGATAAAAAGAGTAAGCAAAAATCCTCGTTTATCGCGCGGTCATAA
- a CDS encoding sensor domain-containing diguanylate cyclase, translated as MFTGLNKNEIKRLAALALLREQDGTRDAALGEFACLASEIMGVDGCFVTIFDDDFQYIKYVKNNPAIPQKMPIVDSMCQHSVKSCNAIICNDTRLDERFRDHELSINGHVIFYAAAPLQTKEGYVLGTLCVSHPAPRAPTVQQTENFLRIASLACNYLEAWYSLGRVDALTGLPNRQYLLQEMERIALETAHRPSTLILFDCIDIQRAYELSRYLGLTAVEKMLRGFGPLLRLRLKLPATTPLYAFAPGRFALLIDTEYAKTLTKKAEDLPHIEAQIRGDIDIRLKIFTGYVNFQPGVEDPKEILRQGISALHEAIRQDIPVLPFDRDFDQKRNSDFKLLYDLSEAINAPDQFYLVYQPKISLHTGFTEGCEALLRWQHPVLGNISPATIVALAEKTTLMNDITHWVIRTVIAQLQHWRAAGITLPVSINVTVSDFSCAGFADTLEQQIREAGLAAKDIRIECLETEKVLESEQALYELDRLKDKGFKILLDDFGAGYSNISYLRRIPIDIIKLDRSLISQLTTDAGSRIIARNVIMMLKDLNYLVLAEGVEDRETAMLLQSYGCDEAQGYFFSRPVPPEAIPAWLAHASPLDVASLRNAM; from the coding sequence ATGTTCACCGGCCTGAATAAAAATGAAATTAAACGACTGGCGGCACTGGCGTTGCTTCGCGAACAGGATGGCACGCGCGATGCGGCGCTTGGCGAATTTGCCTGTCTCGCCAGTGAAATCATGGGCGTAGACGGCTGTTTTGTGACTATTTTTGATGATGATTTTCAGTACATTAAATATGTAAAAAACAACCCGGCGATCCCGCAGAAAATGCCGATTGTTGACTCGATGTGTCAGCATTCCGTTAAGAGCTGCAATGCCATCATTTGCAACGATACCCGCCTGGACGAGCGCTTTCGCGATCATGAGCTGTCGATCAACGGCCATGTGATTTTTTATGCCGCCGCGCCGTTGCAGACCAAAGAGGGTTACGTGCTGGGCACGCTGTGCGTCAGCCATCCGGCACCCCGCGCGCCAACGGTACAACAAACAGAAAATTTCCTGCGTATTGCCTCGCTGGCCTGTAACTATCTGGAAGCCTGGTATTCATTAGGACGGGTCGATGCCTTGACCGGCCTGCCAAACCGGCAGTATTTATTGCAGGAGATGGAACGCATCGCGCTGGAAACGGCGCACCGGCCGTCCACGCTGATCCTCTTTGACTGTATCGACATCCAGAGAGCCTATGAGCTTTCTCGCTATCTTGGTCTCACCGCCGTCGAAAAAATGCTGCGTGGTTTCGGTCCGCTGCTGCGCCTGCGGTTGAAATTACCGGCTACCACCCCGTTATATGCTTTTGCGCCCGGCCGTTTTGCGCTGTTAATCGATACGGAGTATGCGAAGACGCTGACGAAAAAAGCCGAAGACCTGCCGCATATTGAGGCGCAGATCCGCGGCGATATAGACATCAGATTAAAGATCTTCACCGGCTACGTGAATTTTCAGCCTGGCGTTGAGGATCCGAAAGAGATATTGCGTCAGGGGATCAGCGCCCTGCACGAGGCGATTCGCCAGGATATTCCGGTGCTGCCGTTTGACCGGGATTTCGATCAGAAACGCAACAGCGATTTTAAATTGCTCTACGATTTGAGCGAAGCCATTAACGCGCCGGATCAGTTTTATCTGGTCTACCAGCCGAAAATTTCCCTGCACACCGGCTTCACCGAAGGGTGCGAGGCGCTGCTGCGCTGGCAACACCCCGTACTGGGCAATATCTCCCCCGCCACCATCGTGGCGCTGGCGGAGAAAACCACGCTTATGAACGATATTACACACTGGGTGATCCGCACCGTGATCGCCCAGCTTCAGCACTGGCGCGCCGCGGGCATTACTCTGCCGGTGTCGATTAACGTCACGGTCAGCGATTTTTCCTGCGCCGGATTTGCCGATACGCTGGAGCAGCAGATACGTGAGGCAGGACTTGCGGCGAAAGATATTCGCATTGAGTGTCTGGAAACCGAAAAAGTGCTGGAGAGCGAGCAGGCGTTGTATGAACTGGATCGCCTGAAGGATAAAGGCTTTAAGATCCTGCTCGACGACTTTGGCGCAGGTTACAGTAATATCAGCTACCTGCGCCGCATCCCTATCGACATTATCAAGCTTGACCGCTCGCTGATAAGCCAGCTGACCACCGATGCCGGTAGCCGCATTATCGCCCGCAACGTCATCATGATGCTAAAAGATCTGAATTATCTGGTGCTGGCGGAGGGGGTGGAAGACAGAGAAACCGCCATGCTGCTCCAGTCTTACGGCTGCGACGAAGCGCAGGGCTATTTTTTCTCGCGCCCTGTCCCGCCAGAGGCGATCCCCGCCTGGCTCGCGCACGCCAGCCCGCTCGATGTCGCGTCGCTGCGCAACGCCATGTAG
- a CDS encoding LysE family translocator, which translates to MTIFDTLLAYSVAATLLTLTPGLDTALILRTASVEGKKEAFKAAMGINVGCFIWGAMVAFGLGALIAVSELAYNILKFCGAAYLCWLGITMLLRPGGGLPVSDNGKTAQNWFVKGMLGNVLNPKMGVFYVSFLPQFIPHGQPLIAWTFGLVAIHVAIGMSWSTTLILATRPLASFLKRENVSRWMDRCTGTLFILFATKLALSKR; encoded by the coding sequence GTGACTATTTTTGACACCCTGCTGGCCTATAGCGTGGCGGCCACCTTACTCACGCTGACGCCGGGGCTGGATACGGCGCTGATCCTGCGCACCGCATCCGTTGAAGGAAAAAAAGAGGCATTCAAAGCGGCAATGGGCATTAACGTCGGTTGCTTTATCTGGGGCGCGATGGTGGCCTTTGGACTGGGCGCGCTGATTGCGGTGTCGGAACTGGCGTATAACATCCTGAAATTCTGCGGAGCCGCGTATCTGTGCTGGCTGGGGATCACCATGCTGCTGCGTCCGGGGGGCGGATTACCCGTCAGCGATAACGGCAAAACCGCACAAAACTGGTTTGTAAAAGGCATGCTGGGGAATGTGCTGAACCCAAAAATGGGCGTGTTTTATGTCTCGTTCCTGCCGCAGTTTATTCCCCATGGCCAGCCGCTGATAGCCTGGACATTCGGGCTGGTGGCGATCCACGTGGCGATTGGCATGAGCTGGTCAACGACCCTGATCCTCGCCACGCGTCCGCTGGCAAGCTTCCTGAAGCGCGAGAACGTCTCCCGCTGGATGGATCGCTGCACCGGTACGCTGTTTATTCTGTTTGCCACGAAGCTGGCGCTGAGCAAACGCTGA
- a CDS encoding GNAT family N-acetyltransferase, which yields MITFTPMSDTDYPDYLAYFIPDYAKEIVENYRLTEEAALQHAATEIGASLPEGVNTPGQTLLTLVRDSADAVGYLWYKTDPLLKSLYVNDFYIFPQYRNQGLGRLALAQLEHNLHDQGYQQIKLRVAAGNKTAQHVYAASGFNVTGINMNKLLSSA from the coding sequence ATGATCACTTTTACACCGATGAGCGACACAGACTACCCGGATTATCTGGCGTATTTCATCCCTGATTATGCGAAAGAAATTGTCGAGAATTACCGTCTGACGGAAGAAGCAGCCCTGCAACATGCCGCGACCGAGATCGGGGCCAGCCTGCCGGAAGGTGTGAACACGCCAGGGCAGACACTGCTTACCCTCGTGCGTGATTCAGCCGATGCGGTGGGCTACCTGTGGTACAAAACGGATCCACTGCTTAAATCTCTCTATGTAAATGATTTTTATATTTTCCCGCAGTATCGTAACCAGGGATTAGGTCGTTTAGCCTTAGCGCAACTGGAACACAACCTGCACGACCAGGGCTATCAGCAAATTAAACTGCGGGTAGCGGCAGGGAATAAAACGGCGCAACATGTTTATGCTGCCAGTGGCTTCAACGTGACCGGCATCAACATGAACAAGCTGCTTTCATCAGCCTGA
- the yncL gene encoding stress response membrane protein YncL, with protein MNISSRTAVLLNLLAAAALIMTLSSKYHWF; from the coding sequence ATGAATATTTCCAGCAGAACTGCCGTTCTTCTCAATCTGCTTGCTGCCGCAGCGCTTATTATGACGTTATCGTCTAAATATCATTGGTTCTGA
- a CDS encoding SOS response-associated peptidase yields the protein MCGRFAQAQSREEYLAYLVEEADRDIAFDPQPIGRYNVAPGTKVLLLSERDAQLHLDPVLWSYAPGWWSKAPLINARVETAATSRMFKPLWLHGRAICFADGWFEWKKEGDKKQPYFIHRADGQPLFMAAIGSAPFERGDEAEGFLIVTSAADKGLVDIHDRRPLVLSPQAAREWMRQDISGTEASDIAVDGAVPAEEFIWHPVTRAVGNIRNQGAELIEPVE from the coding sequence ATGTGCGGACGATTTGCCCAGGCGCAGAGCCGGGAAGAGTACCTCGCTTATCTGGTGGAAGAAGCCGATCGTGATATCGCCTTCGATCCACAACCCATAGGCCGTTACAACGTCGCGCCCGGTACAAAAGTTTTGCTGCTGAGCGAACGCGACGCTCAACTGCATCTTGATCCGGTGCTGTGGTCGTATGCACCCGGCTGGTGGAGTAAAGCTCCCCTTATCAACGCCCGCGTCGAAACCGCCGCCACCAGCAGAATGTTTAAACCCTTGTGGCTGCATGGCCGGGCGATCTGCTTTGCAGACGGCTGGTTTGAATGGAAAAAAGAAGGCGATAAAAAGCAGCCTTACTTTATTCATCGTGCAGATGGTCAGCCGTTATTTATGGCCGCGATTGGCAGCGCCCCTTTTGAGCGCGGCGATGAAGCGGAAGGCTTTTTGATCGTCACCTCTGCGGCAGATAAGGGTCTGGTGGATATTCATGACCGCCGACCGCTGGTGTTATCTCCGCAAGCGGCCAGGGAGTGGATGCGACAGGACATCAGCGGCACCGAGGCCAGCGATATTGCCGTCGATGGCGCAGTACCGGCAGAGGAATTTATCTGGCACCCGGTCACCCGTGCGGTGGGGAATATCAGAAATCAGGGAGCGGAACTGATTGAGCCTGTGGAATAA
- a CDS encoding GnsA/GnsB family addiction module toxin: protein MKQEELIRKAEEEISALITKKVAELRKKTEKEVSEIEFIPRETMTGLDGYDVKIKLL, encoded by the coding sequence ATGAAACAAGAAGAACTGATCCGTAAAGCTGAAGAAGAGATTTCCGCCCTGATAACTAAAAAGGTCGCTGAACTCCGCAAAAAAACGGAAAAAGAAGTTTCCGAAATTGAGTTTATCCCACGCGAGACGATGACGGGACTTGATGGTTATGACGTGAAAATCAAGTTGTTGTAA
- a CDS encoding Hsp20 family protein: MALRTLSALPTLADSLLSDRFNRIDRLFSQLTGDTPVAASPSYDVKKRDANNYTISVSVPGWKENELEIETVGGTLKISGKRAEESSSEQESWIHRGIYRENFQLSFSLPEHTKVSHASLAEGLLKIDIHQEIPESEKPKKIAIGNSQNVLEHKS; the protein is encoded by the coding sequence ATGGCACTCAGAACTTTGTCAGCCTTACCAACATTAGCTGATTCCCTCCTTTCCGATCGTTTTAATCGTATCGACAGGTTGTTCAGCCAGCTTACCGGTGATACACCGGTTGCGGCGTCCCCGTCTTACGACGTGAAAAAACGGGATGCCAACAACTACACCATTTCGGTAAGCGTGCCTGGCTGGAAAGAGAACGAGCTTGAAATTGAAACGGTCGGTGGAACCCTGAAAATTTCCGGTAAACGTGCTGAAGAATCGTCCAGCGAACAGGAAAGCTGGATCCATCGCGGCATTTACCGTGAAAATTTCCAGCTAAGTTTTTCACTGCCGGAGCATACCAAAGTCAGTCACGCCAGCCTGGCAGAGGGATTACTGAAGATCGATATTCATCAGGAAATTCCTGAAAGTGAAAAACCGAAAAAAATTGCTATTGGAAATAGCCAAAACGTACTCGAACATAAGTCCTGA
- a CDS encoding methyl-accepting chemotaxis protein — translation MTILKKLISIFAFFIIIMITLGVLSLNTLRQAQERFEYVTSNSLGSINTLSQALQSREEARRQILMSLLVNQKDVFDKHMLLANSLLDKTRDTLHLYQTSMITDENDANLIKKTIQAYESYKQRVDEMVKVYNTQGLEAARAMVSDGGVTAIASVALSASIQEMVVYNYKVAKEFASKNNAQYKQTLWSLIVLIVVSVIIGIVFCYLLLAYMKKALRSMQETMQHIGDSMDLTLRVDLDKNDELGLTARSFNGLIETIRGVLANVKDASKEVDTAANEIATSNDDLSSRTESQASSLEQTAASMNELSVTVKQNMDNAKQANTHIEQVQTIVNQSHRELNALKNSIDDISSSSNKISEITSIIDGIAFQTNILALNAAVEAARAGEQGKGFAVVAGEVRSLSQRSSSAARDIRHLIEEAIKNVARGVDYAANVTVKMNEALAVVDETTQLINQVNNSSTEQSYGIEQVNVAVSQMEGNLQQNASMVEQMAAAANSLSQQATKLSGEVSAFRL, via the coding sequence ATGACGATCCTGAAAAAGCTAATCAGTATATTTGCATTCTTTATTATTATAATGATCACCCTTGGCGTACTTAGCCTGAATACTCTTCGCCAGGCTCAGGAGCGCTTTGAGTATGTTACGTCTAATAGTCTGGGCAGTATCAATACGCTCAGCCAGGCGCTCCAGAGCCGGGAAGAAGCGCGTCGTCAGATCCTGATGTCTCTGCTGGTCAATCAGAAAGACGTTTTTGACAAGCATATGCTATTAGCAAACAGCCTCCTCGATAAAACGCGCGACACGTTACATCTCTATCAAACCTCAATGATTACCGATGAAAATGACGCCAACTTAATTAAGAAAACCATTCAGGCGTATGAGAGCTATAAGCAAAGAGTCGATGAAATGGTGAAGGTATATAATACTCAAGGGCTGGAAGCGGCGAGGGCGATGGTTTCTGACGGTGGCGTGACGGCGATAGCGTCAGTGGCATTAAGTGCATCCATTCAGGAAATGGTGGTTTATAACTATAAGGTGGCTAAAGAGTTTGCCAGTAAAAATAATGCGCAGTACAAACAAACCTTATGGTCGTTAATAGTTCTTATTGTAGTCTCAGTCATTATTGGTATTGTTTTCTGTTATTTGCTGCTGGCGTACATGAAAAAAGCGTTACGCAGTATGCAGGAAACCATGCAACATATTGGTGACAGTATGGATTTAACCTTACGCGTCGATTTGGATAAAAATGATGAGCTCGGCCTGACAGCAAGAAGTTTTAATGGGTTGATTGAAACCATCAGGGGTGTCCTAGCAAACGTCAAAGACGCCAGTAAAGAAGTGGATACAGCTGCAAATGAAATTGCCACCAGCAATGATGATTTATCATCCCGCACTGAATCTCAGGCGTCATCGCTGGAACAGACTGCGGCAAGTATGAATGAGCTTTCCGTCACCGTTAAACAAAATATGGATAACGCGAAGCAGGCAAATACGCATATTGAACAGGTGCAGACAATCGTTAATCAAAGCCATCGCGAGCTAAACGCGCTTAAAAATTCTATTGATGATATTTCCAGCTCTTCCAATAAAATATCTGAAATCACCTCCATCATTGACGGGATCGCATTTCAGACAAATATTCTGGCGCTTAATGCCGCAGTGGAAGCGGCCCGTGCAGGAGAGCAGGGTAAGGGATTTGCTGTGGTGGCCGGTGAAGTGCGTTCCTTGTCGCAGCGTTCGTCCTCAGCGGCACGCGATATCCGTCATCTGATTGAAGAGGCGATAAAAAATGTCGCCCGTGGCGTTGATTACGCAGCAAATGTCACTGTAAAAATGAATGAAGCACTGGCGGTAGTCGATGAAACCACCCAGCTTATTAATCAGGTTAATAATTCATCCACTGAACAAAGCTATGGCATTGAACAGGTTAACGTGGCGGTAAGTCAGATGGAGGGCAATCTCCAGCAAAACGCCTCCATGGTCGAACAGATGGCGGCAGCCGCTAATTCGCTGAGTCAGCAGGCGACTAAGCTGTCGGGAGAGGTCAGTGCTTTCCGCCTGTAG
- the cspG gene encoding cold shock protein CspG yields the protein MSNKMTGLVKWFNSEKGFGFITPADGSKDVFVHFSAIQSNDYKTLDEGQKVEFSIENGAKGPAAANVVAL from the coding sequence ATGTCTAATAAAATGACTGGTTTAGTAAAATGGTTTAACTCTGAAAAAGGCTTCGGCTTCATTACCCCGGCCGACGGCAGCAAAGATGTATTCGTACATTTTTCCGCTATCCAGAGCAACGATTACAAGACGCTGGACGAAGGGCAGAAGGTTGAGTTCTCAATTGAGAATGGTGCCAAAGGTCCGGCAGCAGCTAACGTTGTTGCGCTGTAA
- a CDS encoding YnfU family zinc-binding protein: protein MSGRKNTQTHRNYLVKCPCPNCSKDSEHSFSRVQKGAQLVCPFCSTLFKSK, encoded by the coding sequence ATGTCCGGTCGTAAAAATACACAAACCCATCGCAATTACTTAGTCAAATGTCCATGCCCAAATTGTTCAAAGGACTCAGAGCACAGTTTTAGCCGTGTCCAAAAAGGGGCCCAACTCGTCTGTCCGTTCTGCAGCACTTTGTTCAAATCAAAATGA
- a CDS encoding cold shock domain-containing protein: protein MSSRIRGLVKWFKEDKGFGFISPLDGGKDISVHVSDLQGDDFKTLFEGQKVEYTIYKREKGPAASNVILCDK from the coding sequence ATGTCCTCAAGAATCAGAGGCCTGGTAAAATGGTTTAAAGAAGATAAAGGGTTTGGTTTCATCTCTCCTCTTGATGGAGGTAAAGATATCTCTGTGCATGTTTCGGACCTTCAGGGCGATGACTTTAAGACCCTTTTTGAAGGCCAGAAGGTTGAATACACGATTTATAAACGTGAAAAAGGGCCTGCAGCTTCTAATGTAATTCTCTGCGATAAATGA
- a CDS encoding LysR family transcriptional regulator, whose amino-acid sequence MSDRWLETEVFIRVAESGSFSRAARELGLSQPSASRIVTGLEARLGVELLLRTTRNMTLTEAGSVFLEKARHAAANLKEAEDAARGIDSLRGTLRLALPVMYGSKAIIPVLPAFLARYPELQIEITMRDERQNLVVAGVDIAIRMGTLEDSTFGARQITSVPRMLVASPAYLAGRGVPKMPEDLAFHDVILHEPGVVRDNSTLKLFKAGTTHVITLHGRIRIDAAPGILAAVTAGLGIANVTTVMSAQERQDGRLVQVLPEYQLEPLKVFAVYPSGPRPSARIRTLVDYLITALRN is encoded by the coding sequence ATGAGTGACCGCTGGCTTGAAACCGAGGTATTCATCCGTGTGGCTGAATCAGGCAGCTTCTCCCGAGCCGCACGGGAGCTTGGACTTTCACAGCCCTCAGCTTCCCGCATCGTCACGGGGCTGGAAGCACGACTGGGCGTGGAGCTTTTACTGCGCACGACCCGCAACATGACGCTCACTGAAGCAGGATCTGTGTTTCTGGAGAAGGCCCGCCATGCTGCGGCTAACCTGAAGGAGGCGGAGGATGCTGCCCGGGGTATTGATTCCCTCCGTGGTACGCTTCGCCTTGCGCTACCCGTTATGTACGGCAGCAAAGCGATTATTCCCGTTTTGCCCGCATTTCTTGCGCGTTACCCTGAACTACAGATTGAAATCACCATGCGGGATGAGCGGCAGAATCTTGTGGTGGCCGGTGTTGACATAGCCATCCGAATGGGCACGCTTGAAGATTCCACGTTCGGCGCCCGCCAGATTACTTCTGTGCCCCGAATGCTTGTAGCATCACCGGCATACCTGGCAGGGCGGGGAGTACCGAAAATGCCTGAAGATCTGGCGTTTCACGATGTAATTCTTCACGAGCCAGGCGTAGTTAGGGACAACAGCACACTAAAACTGTTTAAGGCAGGGACCACGCATGTAATAACGTTGCATGGAAGGATCAGGATCGATGCCGCGCCAGGTATTCTGGCTGCTGTAACGGCAGGGCTTGGCATAGCCAACGTCACAACCGTTATGTCAGCTCAGGAGCGGCAGGACGGCAGACTGGTTCAGGTGTTACCCGAGTATCAACTTGAACCTCTGAAAGTATTTGCAGTTTATCCTTCCGGTCCCAGGCCTTCGGCCAGGATAAGGACTCTGGTGGACTATCTCATCACTGCATTAAGAAACTGA
- a CDS encoding glutathione S-transferase family protein has translation MTIKLYGDPGSGSLRRVTTAAAIMGVNIERVNIDLFKRESHTPEFLSLNPHGLTPVLQDGDTVIWEASAINLYLAGKTDSGLAGRTQAEKREVLQWMFWSGEQWRIYSTLLFNEWAGETFTGQPKTDAVVRLAMTALRSAAEVLDRHLMTRNFIVGDALTLADIDIAAPFSQYKRTGPPFAEFPHLVAWHQRLLETVPAWAATRDEVERRIIGVLRTVS, from the coding sequence ATGACCATCAAACTTTATGGCGATCCGGGTTCGGGCAGCCTTCGTCGTGTCACAACTGCCGCCGCAATCATGGGTGTCAATATCGAACGTGTGAATATTGATTTGTTTAAGAGGGAAAGTCATACCCCTGAGTTTTTGAGCCTGAATCCACACGGCCTTACGCCTGTGCTTCAGGATGGCGATACCGTTATCTGGGAAGCGTCCGCCATTAACCTCTACCTGGCCGGGAAAACAGACTCCGGCCTGGCCGGGCGAACTCAGGCAGAGAAGCGGGAGGTTCTGCAATGGATGTTCTGGTCCGGGGAGCAATGGCGGATATACTCTACCCTTCTCTTCAACGAGTGGGCGGGTGAAACGTTTACGGGTCAGCCAAAGACCGATGCTGTCGTCCGGCTGGCAATGACCGCGCTTCGCAGCGCTGCGGAAGTTCTGGATCGCCATCTTATGACGCGTAATTTCATTGTTGGCGACGCCTTAACGCTGGCAGACATTGATATTGCCGCACCTTTCTCACAGTACAAGCGAACCGGGCCACCTTTTGCAGAATTCCCGCATCTGGTCGCCTGGCATCAGCGCCTGCTCGAGACCGTGCCTGCATGGGCTGCCACCCGCGATGAAGTGGAACGGCGGATAATCGGAGTACTCCGCACCGTAAGCTAA